In Halobacteroides halobius DSM 5150, the genomic window TAATAATTATGCATATTATCTAGTGGGCTTGATAGAAGATGAGTTGGTAGGATATTTGGGGTGTTGGTTATTGTGTAATGAGGTTCATATTACTACCCTAGCGGTAAAAAAAGAGTACAGATGTCAAGGGATAGCTACCCAACTATTAGATGAATTATTTACAAATGTAAAGAAAGCTAATTATCAAAAAGTCAGTTTAGAAGTTAGGGCATCTAATAACCGAGCCCAGAAGTTATATAAGCAAGCAGGATTTATAAAAGTTGGTAGAAAACAGGAATATTATAGTGATGACCAAGAAGATGCTATAGTGATGTGGAAACAGCTATAATTCAATTGACAGTTAAAATCAAAAAATATAAACCAAAGTAAATTTGGGAGTGAAATTTATGTCAGAAGGGTTTTTGACGTTAGGAATTGAAAGTTCTTGTGATGAGACTTCGGCTGCAGTGGTTAAAAATGGAAAACAAGTATTATCTAATGTAATAGCTTCTCAGATTGATTGGCACCGAAAATTCGGTGGAGTAGTACCAGAGATTGCTTCCCGAAAACATGTAGAGTTAATGAATCCAGTTATTGAAGAAGCTTTAGTTAAAGCAGGAGTTGATTTTACAGATTTATCAGCAGTAGCAGTAACCTATGGGCCAGGATTAGTAGGAGGTTTATTGGTGGGCATTGCAGCAGCTAAATCAATTGCTTATACTCATGATTTGCCTTTAGTAGCTGTTAATCATATTGAGGGGCATATTTATGCTAATTTTATCTCTCATCCTCAATTAGAACCTCCTGTAGTTTGTTTAACTGTATCTGGGGGGCATACAGATTTATTATATTTTGAAGAATTAGGAACCTATCAAATTTTAGGGCGAACAAGAGATGATGCGGCAGGAGAGGCTTTTGATAAAATCGCTAGGGTAATGGAGATTGGCTATCCAGGTGGACCAGCAATAGATAAGTTAGCTACAGCAGGAGATGCAGAAGCTATTGATTTACCTAGACCTTTAGTTGATGAGGCTAGTTATGATTTTAGTTTTAGTGGATTAAAGACAGCAGTATTAAATTATATTAATAATCAAAAGCAACGTGGGGAAGAAATATCTAAGCCAGATTTAGCAGCTAGTTTTCAGCAGGCTGTTGTTGATGTTCTTAAAAGCAAAGTTACTAAAGCTGCTTACGATAAAGAAGTTAACCAAGTTATTTTATCAGGAGGGGTAGCTGCTAATAGTCAATTGCAAAGAGAATTAGAGAAGGAATTGACAAAGGTAGGTATTGAATTTTGTTATCCTGAACTTAAGTTATGTACTGATAATGCAGCAATGATTGCTAGTGCTGGATATTTCAATTGGCAACACAATAAAGAAGAAGCGCCTTTTACCTTAAATGCTAATCCAAGTTTAAAATTAAAGTAAGTATTAGTCATT contains:
- the rimI gene encoding ribosomal protein S18-alanine N-acetyltransferase; the protein is MDSLKIKSLEDRDLGQVLAIEEEAFSNPWSFSTFIKELHNNYAYYLVGLIEDELVGYLGCWLLCNEVHITTLAVKKEYRCQGIATQLLDELFTNVKKANYQKVSLEVRASNNRAQKLYKQAGFIKVGRKQEYYSDDQEDAIVMWKQL
- the tsaD gene encoding tRNA (adenosine(37)-N6)-threonylcarbamoyltransferase complex transferase subunit TsaD, which codes for MSEGFLTLGIESSCDETSAAVVKNGKQVLSNVIASQIDWHRKFGGVVPEIASRKHVELMNPVIEEALVKAGVDFTDLSAVAVTYGPGLVGGLLVGIAAAKSIAYTHDLPLVAVNHIEGHIYANFISHPQLEPPVVCLTVSGGHTDLLYFEELGTYQILGRTRDDAAGEAFDKIARVMEIGYPGGPAIDKLATAGDAEAIDLPRPLVDEASYDFSFSGLKTAVLNYINNQKQRGEEISKPDLAASFQQAVVDVLKSKVTKAAYDKEVNQVILSGGVAANSQLQRELEKELTKVGIEFCYPELKLCTDNAAMIASAGYFNWQHNKEEAPFTLNANPSLKLK